ATCATGTTCGGCCCAGTCGTCCGGCGGATCATCCCCTTGGACTCGAACATGGTCCTGACAGAAGTCCCGTTCGACGAGCACGGCCGTCCAGTGCCGGGGGCTCAACGATCACCGTGAAGCCCCAGGGCAGGCGCGGTCCTGTCCGGCGAGCGCCGTCGTGCTGACCGTGTCGCAGCGCTCCAGGCGGCCAGTGGTCAGATTCCAGCGGAACACGTTCTCAATGTCGGCCATGTCCATCACCCCGATGCGGACACTGGCCTTGGCCGTGACGGTCAGGACCGGCCCGCTCCGTTCCACCGTCCAACCGGCAGGATAACCGGACCCGTATACATTGAAGGGCGGCACGGCCGGGGGGCTGAGCGTCTGAATCTGCCTGCCGCGCGTCACGGTGACGCGCATGTCCGGCCCGACCCGCACCCGGACTCCTGGCTCATCCAGGCCAGCGAGCGGGCGGCCCTGCCCCCAGCCTTCCCGCCCGGACTTCAGGTCCCAGCCCCGATCGCTGGAGCCGTCGGTGAGCCGGATGGTGCGGCCTAGGGTCTGTCTGACGGAACTCATCTGCAGCGCGTAGATTCGGGGGATGCATCGGACGGACCTGACGCCGCAGCAGTGGGTTGCGCTGCAACCCCTGCTGCCGAGAAACCCAAAGCGCGGCCAAGCGTACGCTTCGCACCGCAAGGTCCTGAACGGCATCTTGTGGCGCATCAAAACAGGTGCACCCTGGCGCGACGTTCCCCGCCGATACGGCCCCTGGCAGACCTGCTACGACCGGTTCGTCCGCTGGTCGAGAGATGGGACCTGGTTGCGTCTGCTGCAGACCATCCAGGCGACGGCTGATCAGCAAGGCGAGATCGACTGGGACAAGGCTTCGGTGGACAGCACCCACATCCGAGCCCAGCGGAGTGCGAGCGGGGCTCGTAAAACGCTTCCTGCCGGAGAAAAAAGGGGGGCTGTGTCAATGAATGGCTCGGGATCAGCCGGGGCGGTCGGACCAGCAAGATCCACGTCCTGAGCGAGGGTCGAGGACGGCCAATGGCCGTCCTCGTGTCTGCCGGGCAAGCGTCGGATCCGACGTTTCTCGTCCCGCTCCTGGACGCGGTGCGGGTGCCAAGGGTGATGAAGGGTCGTCCGAGAAAGCGTCCGACCAGTCTTCGGATGGATCGGGCATATGGAGCTGGAGTGTACCGACGGGCCCTCCGGGCCCGTGGGATCCGCTGTATCTGTCCAGAGCGCGAAGACGCGAAGAAAGCGCGGCTGAAGCGGGGACAGCGAGGTGGACGGCCGCCCAGCCATAATCCGGAAGCCTATAAGGAGAGAAACCTCGTGGAGCGCTGCATCAATCGACTGAAGGACTTCCGAGCTGTGGCCACCCGGTATGACAAGCGGGGCTGGCATTTCCTGTCGGTCGTGCACATCGCCTGTATCGTACTCTGGCTCTGATTCGTCAGACACACTCTAGCACGCTCAATTCGCGCAACATGGCAGGAAACGGGCCCAGTCGGGCCACCCGCCGGAACTGCCCCGCGTCCAGCAGCGTCGCGGAGGTCACGCCCAGCGCGAGCAGTCGGTCATCTGGGAGGACCTGCAGCCCTCGTGTGCCTCCGGGGACGCTCAGGCAGGTCACTTCCAGTCCGGCTAAGGTGTCCCAGCGCTTCACGGTCTCGTCGTTCGCGCTGCTGATCAAAGTGGCCGTGCCCGTCCAGACGAGGCCACCCACCGACCCCTGGTGGGCGGTGAGGTAGGGGAGGGAGACCCCGCCGCAACGCCCGGTGAGTCGGCGCTCCTGGCCGGTCCGCAGGTCGTGCAGGCGAATCCCGCCGGCGCGCGAACCGATGGCCAGTTGCCGTCCCGTGGGATCGTAGGCTAGGGCAGTGACGTCCAGTGACCACGCGTTGTCCGGCGTGATCGCCGATGGCCCGGGATGCGGGAGACTCTGCCGCAGCTGCCCTGAGCTGGTGTCCCGCAGCTCGACCTCGCCCGGCCCGCTGCCTGCCGTGACGAGCTGTCGGCCGTCGGGCGAGAGGGCCAGTGGCGGGGGCATGCGGCCCGGAGGGTCACTCCCAGCCGGCCGGGCGGCTGTGGCTGGCGGCGCGGTCCAGCGCAGCTTCAGGGTGTGGGCGTCCCAGGCGTGGAGCGCGGCCCCGGCACTGTAGAGGGTCCGGCCGTCCGGGCTCAGCGCCAGTTGACCGGCCTGGAATTCCGCCTCCGGGAGGGCGGCCGTCACCAGGACACGACCGTGGGGGGAGACGCGCTGCAGGGCGCAACTCGGAACACTGGAGACGAGGCGGCAGTGCCAGCCGATCCAGTCTCCTTCTCGCGTCGTCTGCCCGGTGCTCAGGGCGGCGGCGTGTCCCAGGAGCAGGCCGATGAGGGCGAGGAGCTGTCCGACAGATCCGAAGCGAGTCACGTCCCCATCTTGCTCCCGGGAACCCGGAGCGCCGGCCGCACTTGACGTTCGGCGGGCTGCCGACCAGGAGGCGGTACTCGCTTCTCTGTCGTCTGGCGGGCGCGGTGTGGGCTTTGGACGGCGGCCGGGCCAGTGTACTCGCCGTCATGCGGCATTCGAATCCTTGACGAAGGTGGTCCTTCTGAACGAACCCTTTCACCGCTTCAGGCCGTTTCACCACGATCAGTTCGACACCGGCCTGACTGGCCTCCAGGGCCGTCTGCGCGCCGGTATAGCCCTGATCTGCGTACGCGACCTCGACGTTGACGCCCGTCACCTCCTGAACTTCGAGGCACAGGTCTTTGACCTGTGCTCTGTCCTGTTCGTTCGCTGGGGTCGTCAGCACGGCCAGGACGTGACCGAGCGTGTCCACGGCCAGGTGAACCTTCGTGCCCTTGCGCTTCTTGGCACCGTCGAATCCAGCGCGATGTCCGCTCTCTGGCGTGCTCTGCAAGGTGCGGCTGTCAATGACGATAGCAGTGGGTTCACCGGATCTGGACTGCTCGATCCGGCTGAGCATGCGAAGGTCATGAGCCGCATTCTCGAAACACCCAGCGGTGAACCAACGGTGCGCCTGTTGGCGCACCGTCTCCGCGGGAGGGAAGTCGTGGGGCAGGTAGGCCCATTGCGCCCCCGTGCGTGCCACCCAAAGGAGCGCGTTCAGGACGTCTCGGATCGGGTATTTGCGTTGCCTAGCATCTTTTGGGCTGAGGAGCAAGGAAGGCAGCAGGAAAAAGAAGGTGTCGTCGTCCATGTCGCTGGGGTAGCCGCGCCTGGTCACCGCTTCATTCTGCTGTGTCCAGACCCTTTGACTCAAACTTCAAACCGCATCTCGGCAGCCTCAGGAAAAGCCTGTTTATGTTTTCCAAAAGGGCATTATCTCAAAAACTGCAATAAGGTCGTTAAGAACACAAGATTTAATATATATATCTTGGGCTATTTCGGGAACTTCTTTATGTGTAAATTTCCCATTACGTATTTTACCAATAAGTTCCAAAAGATAATTCGATGCCGTATAAAAATCAGCAACGCTCATTCCCTCGCTATCGTAATTAGCTAGAATGCTTATTTTGACCCTCCCTTCTTCAGAGAATTTAATACGTATATCGTTTTCGGTCACTGGAATTTTGCTGTTGTAGTTAGATATAGCGTTTTCTACTAGAAATATCTTATCTTCGATGAAAACTTCGTTGAGCGCGCTCGAATTTGATATGATATCAAAATAACTCCCTATCGGTCCAGGGTATAAGAAAACAAAATTATCGTATACTCCTGAATCTACCAATTCTGATAAACTATCACTGGAAGGTGAATAGGAATTAAATACGTAATCCATGGTATGCGCGGACCCGGTATGAACACAGTAAAATACTCTCACATCTCTTTTGAGCGCGTCATTGAGTGAAAGGGAAGATCGTGGTGGCATAATGATCATCTCCTGTATATGCAAACAAGAAGGGTATCGGCGCACCGTTTATGTTCATAAAAACATACGACCCGCTCAGGCGTTCCCATGTAGATTGCTTTACCCCTGGAATTTATGAGGCACAATTGTAGATCATGGGCTGATCAAGGTCATAATAATTTTGAAAAAACCGTTGAACTAGAGTTGAATTGTCTAAGTAAAAGGAGATTTGGTAATTGTTATAGTTGAGTCATTGACGAATTGAGGAACTTCACTTTTGCTTCGCTGAATCCATATTTGATCCCACTTTTTCCTGAGATGGGATTATATAGCCTATCAGCAGTCTACACTTCATGACAGGTGGTGTCTAAAAAGCATTTGAAAACACTTTTAGTAAAACGCATCGGGTCGCATGAAATGTGTCTCATACGCCTTTCTATCACTTTTTTGCCGATCGACGGACCAGTAGTCGGATCATGACCTCACAGTTCAATTGACTCAAGGTCAAAGTTATACTAAAATATAACCATGCACACCACCCATCTCCGGAAGGTCGGCGGCTCGGTCATGCTCAGTATCCCCCCGGCCCTGCTGGACGTCCTCGGACTCCAGCAGGGCGCCATGGTGTCTCTCGCCCTGGAAGACGGTCACCTGATCGTCCTGCCGGTCCGGAAACCCCGGTACAGCCTGAGCGACCTGCTCGCCCAGTGCGACCCGGACCTGCCGATCACCACCGAAGACCAGGCCTGGCTGGACGCTCCTGCCACCGGAAACGAACTGCTCTGATGCAACGCGGCGACATCTACCGGGTGAACCTCGACCCCACCGCCGGACACGAACAGCGCGGGACACGTCCTGTCCTGCTGGTTTCACCCGACGCCTTCAACACGCTGACCAGGACGCCCGTGGTCCTGCCCATCACGACCGGCGGCCAGTTCGCCCGTACCCTGGGCTTCGCCGTATCGCT
Above is a window of Deinococcus aquiradiocola DNA encoding:
- a CDS encoding AbrB/MazE/SpoVT family DNA-binding domain-containing protein, whose translation is MHTTHLRKVGGSVMLSIPPALLDVLGLQQGAMVSLALEDGHLIVLPVRKPRYSLSDLLAQCDPDLPITTEDQAWLDAPATGNELL
- a CDS encoding WD40 repeat domain-containing protein; amino-acid sequence: MTRFGSVGQLLALIGLLLGHAAALSTGQTTREGDWIGWHCRLVSSVPSCALQRVSPHGRVLVTAALPEAEFQAGQLALSPDGRTLYSAGAALHAWDAHTLKLRWTAPPATAARPAGSDPPGRMPPPLALSPDGRQLVTAGSGPGEVELRDTSSGQLRQSLPHPGPSAITPDNAWSLDVTALAYDPTGRQLAIGSRAGGIRLHDLRTGQERRLTGRCGGVSLPYLTAHQGSVGGLVWTGTATLISSANDETVKRWDTLAGLEVTCLSVPGGTRGLQVLPDDRLLALGVTSATLLDAGQFRRVARLGPFPAMLRELSVLECV
- a CDS encoding IS5 family transposase (programmed frameshift); translated protein: MHRTDLTPQQWVALQPLLPRNPKRGQAYASHRKVLNGILWRIKTGAPWRDVPRRYGPWQTCYDRFVRWSRDGTWLRLLQTIQATADQQGEIDWDKASVDSTHIRAQRSASGARKTLPAGEKRGAVFNEWLGISRGGRTSKIHVLSEGRGRPMAVLVSAGQASDPTFLVPLLDAVRVPRVMKGRPRKRPTSLRMDRAYGAGVYRRALRARGIRCICPEREDAKKARLKRGQRGGRPPSHNPEAYKERNLVERCINRLKDFRAVATRYDKRGWHFLSVVHIACIVLWL
- a CDS encoding type II toxin-antitoxin system PemK/MazF family toxin, coding for MQRGDIYRVNLDPTAGHEQRGTRPVLLVSPDAFNTLTRTPVVLPITTGGQFARTLGFAVSLDQAGTQTRGVIRCDQPRALDLAARAGTRLERVPDDVMDEVLAKLATLLQ